In the Candidatus Leptovillus gracilis genome, one interval contains:
- a CDS encoding rhomboid family intramembrane serine protease, which translates to MGVTAVLFLLLVITFALNQTIYKNRLNADYSLKPGAPRPAQFVAYPLLHKDSQHLWGNLSGVLLLAALAVIITPSFQAFLLASVVILLVQGVGIWWYSDKGESHLGASGFVTGYFSFVVAYGMALHSSWQSLIAILTFVVFGRAFWLR; encoded by the coding sequence TTGGGGGTAACGGCCGTTCTCTTTTTGCTGCTCGTCATCACGTTTGCCCTCAACCAAACCATCTACAAAAACCGCCTGAACGCTGACTATAGCCTGAAGCCAGGCGCGCCGCGCCCGGCGCAGTTTGTGGCCTATCCGCTGCTGCACAAAGATTCGCAGCACCTGTGGGGCAACCTGTCCGGCGTCCTTTTGTTGGCTGCGTTGGCCGTCATCATCACGCCGAGTTTTCAGGCGTTCTTGCTGGCCTCGGTTGTGATTTTGCTGGTGCAGGGCGTGGGTATCTGGTGGTACAGCGACAAGGGCGAGTCGCACTTGGGCGCGAGCGGGTTTGTGACCGGCTATTTTAGCTTTGTGGTGGCTTATGGCATGGCGCTGCACAGCAGTTGGCAAAGCCTGATCGCCATTTTAACATTCGTCGTTTTTGGCAGAGCATTCTGGCTACGCTGA
- a CDS encoding class I SAM-dependent methyltransferase produces the protein MSTINSQLPTINSQLPTPNFPRYLAAKKTVDDRALNGRVWQQLAQAVLALDGPHILEVGAGIGTMVERWQERGLWPVGSYTAVDAQPENIRIAAERLAPLAKETPLTLTAVDIFDFIAQHNGRQTWDVLLAHAFLDLVDAPTALPGLFSLLRPGGLFYFTLNFDGATILQPTIDAAFDAHVEALYHRTMDERLVNGRPSGDSQTGRHLFHHLRRAGAQILAAGSSDWVVYGGPQGYPADEAYFLHFIVHTLHEALRGHPQLDQDTFNAWITHRHAQIESGELIYIAHQLDFLGQLPV, from the coding sequence TTGTCAACTATCAACTCCCAACTCCCAACTATCAACTCCCAACTCCCAACTCCCAACTTTCCCCGCTATCTGGCGGCCAAAAAGACGGTAGACGACCGGGCGCTGAACGGCCGTGTCTGGCAGCAATTAGCCCAGGCGGTGCTGGCGCTGGATGGCCCGCACATCTTAGAAGTCGGCGCGGGCATTGGCACGATGGTCGAGCGCTGGCAAGAGCGGGGATTGTGGCCGGTGGGCAGCTATACGGCCGTAGACGCCCAACCGGAAAACATACGCATCGCCGCAGAACGACTGGCGCCATTGGCCAAAGAAACACCGCTGACGTTAACGGCCGTAGACATCTTCGACTTCATCGCCCAACACAACGGCCGGCAAACCTGGGACGTGCTGCTGGCCCACGCCTTCCTGGACCTGGTAGACGCGCCCACAGCGCTGCCAGGTCTCTTTTCGCTGCTGCGCCCTGGGGGATTGTTTTACTTCACGCTCAATTTTGATGGGGCGACCATTTTGCAGCCGACCATAGATGCGGCTTTCGACGCCCATGTCGAGGCGCTCTATCATCGCACGATGGATGAACGGCTGGTCAACGGCCGTCCCTCCGGCGACAGCCAGACCGGCCGCCACCTCTTCCACCATCTGCGCCGCGCCGGGGCGCAAATCCTGGCCGCCGGCAGTTCTGATTGGGTCGTCTACGGTGGGCCGCAAGGCTACCCGGCCGACGAAGCCTACTTCCTACACTTCATCGTCCACACCCTACACGAAGCCCTGCGCGGCCACCCCCAACTGGACCAGGATACCTTCAACGCCTGGATCACCCACCGCCACGCCCAAATCGAATCCGGCGAACTGATTTACATCGCCCACCAGCTAGACTTCTTAGGGCAACTCCCTGTCTAA
- a CDS encoding glycosyltransferase family 4 protein encodes MRIGLLIYGRLETLSGGYLYDRQLVELLQRHGDEVEIISLKPSSYGRHLIHNLDGALFSHLRDTPYDLLLQDELNHPSLFWLNWQLRPFIHYPIVSIVHHLRSDERHSPWLLPAYRAIEQRYLASVDAVIANSRTTLHRVEALLPGQPPAMAQRPAMVAYPGGDRLLPDVSQHTIVSRAQKPGPLRILFVGNLIRRKGLHTLLAALTYLPPRSWLLDIVGDPTVDPTYVQRHVRPAIRQLNQGQITQHGAVSNWTLAALYNQSHVLVLPSEYEGFGIVYIEAMGFGLPVIGSTAGAADEIVQHGKNGFLLPPNNVLALAKQLFLLNEDRRLLLRLGLAAQKRYQTHPTWDESMTSIRLFLQEVAAHNHAFQQTNK; translated from the coding sequence ATGCGCATAGGACTTTTGATTTACGGCCGTCTCGAAACCCTCTCTGGTGGTTATTTGTATGACCGCCAGTTGGTGGAACTGCTGCAGCGGCACGGCGACGAGGTAGAGATCATCTCGCTGAAACCGTCCAGTTACGGCCGTCACCTCATCCACAACCTCGACGGCGCCCTCTTCAGCCACCTGCGCGACACCCCCTACGACCTGCTGCTGCAAGATGAATTGAACCACCCGTCCTTATTTTGGCTAAATTGGCAGTTACGGCCGTTCATCCATTACCCCATCGTCAGCATCGTCCACCACCTGCGCAGCGACGAGCGCCATTCTCCCTGGCTGCTGCCCGCCTATCGCGCCATCGAACAGCGCTACCTCGCCAGCGTAGACGCCGTCATCGCCAACAGCCGCACCACGCTGCACCGCGTGGAAGCCCTGCTGCCCGGTCAGCCCCCGGCGATGGCCCAACGCCCGGCGATGGTCGCCTATCCCGGCGGCGACCGCCTGCTGCCGGATGTCAGCCAGCATACCATCGTCTCCCGCGCGCAAAAGCCAGGCCCACTGCGCATCTTGTTCGTCGGCAACCTCATCCGGCGCAAAGGGCTGCACACCCTGCTGGCGGCGCTGACTTATTTGCCGCCGCGCAGTTGGCTGCTGGACATCGTTGGCGACCCGACGGTGGACCCAACTTACGTGCAGCGCCACGTCCGGCCGGCCATCCGCCAGTTGAACCAGGGGCAAATCACCCAACACGGCGCAGTGTCTAACTGGACATTGGCCGCCTTATACAACCAAAGCCACGTCCTGGTGCTGCCGTCGGAGTATGAAGGCTTTGGCATTGTCTACATCGAGGCGATGGGTTTTGGCCTGCCGGTGATTGGCTCCACGGCCGGCGCGGCCGACGAAATTGTCCAGCACGGCAAAAATGGCTTTCTGCTGCCGCCCAACAACGTCCTGGCGCTGGCAAAACAGCTCTTCCTGCTCAACGAAGATCGTCGCTTGCTGCTGCGGCTGGGATTGGCGGCGCAGAAACGGTACCAGACCCACCCCACCTGGGACGAAAGCATGACCTCCATCCGCCTCTTCCTGCAAGAAGTCGCCGCCCACAACCACGCCTTCCAACAAACCAACAAATAA
- a CDS encoding 6-carboxytetrahydropterin synthase: protein MYTVAVKRNFVAQHFLIGGDWGAENQWHSHPYQVEVQLSGSTLDQHGYLVDIIDIETNLDALVAYFRDKTLNDLPEFTGLNPSIEHFSRIFCQAMAGRIQAPNLNRITTKIWETDIAWASWEQNLTIGPELAEGLVLSLPKD from the coding sequence ATGTACACTGTAGCTGTTAAACGAAACTTTGTGGCGCAACACTTTTTAATCGGTGGCGACTGGGGCGCGGAAAATCAGTGGCATTCGCACCCTTACCAGGTAGAAGTGCAGTTGTCCGGCAGCACCCTGGACCAACACGGCTACCTGGTAGACATTATAGACATTGAGACCAATTTGGACGCCCTGGTGGCTTATTTTCGGGACAAAACGCTGAACGATCTGCCGGAATTTACCGGCCTCAACCCCAGTATCGAGCATTTCTCACGCATTTTTTGCCAGGCGATGGCCGGCCGCATTCAGGCCCCCAACCTGAACCGCATCACCACCAAAATCTGGGAAACAGATATTGCCTGGGCAAGCTGGGAACAAAACCTGACGATTGGTCCTGAGCTTGCCGAAGGATTGGTCCTGAGCTTGCCGAAGGATTGA
- a CDS encoding DUF3883 domain-containing protein has product MTDNKHENYEILNLIGYGLAKFDKDFVKLFGFKTKTAFYQHIVDLKIAETVEVVKNRQDLFDPFFDNLRRGWWQKGNTYIHRKILIDSLFGNYNVQQFVSMVQLYIANEFEIEERPLHPIVSPVMKSKFKQLQLTGQAAELHFMNNYEGIKIFSSGTLEDARLFGDGYDFQIQVSEKYYLAEIKGVRGLYGSVRLTENEFSKAGEFRDEYALVVVSNLDNLPKMTAIFDPVTSLTLSQKVITQSQTTYHSEVLAW; this is encoded by the coding sequence ATGACAGATAACAAGCATGAAAATTACGAGATATTAAACTTGATAGGCTATGGGTTAGCGAAATTTGACAAGGATTTTGTCAAATTGTTTGGTTTCAAGACAAAAACGGCTTTCTATCAGCATATCGTGGATTTGAAAATAGCGGAAACAGTAGAAGTTGTAAAAAATCGTCAAGACCTTTTCGATCCATTTTTTGATAATCTTCGAAGAGGTTGGTGGCAAAAAGGTAACACTTACATCCATAGGAAAATATTGATTGATTCATTATTTGGAAATTATAATGTACAGCAATTTGTTTCTATGGTTCAACTGTATATTGCAAATGAATTTGAGATTGAAGAAAGACCTCTACATCCAATCGTAAGCCCTGTCATGAAGAGCAAATTCAAGCAACTTCAGCTAACAGGTCAGGCTGCCGAACTCCATTTCATGAATAATTATGAAGGCATAAAGATTTTTTCCAGTGGTACACTTGAAGACGCAAGGTTATTCGGTGACGGTTATGATTTTCAGATTCAAGTTTCTGAAAAGTATTACTTGGCAGAAATAAAAGGTGTACGCGGTTTATATGGGAGTGTCCGGCTTACAGAAAACGAGTTTTCAAAGGCCGGTGAATTTAGGGATGAGTACGCGCTAGTTGTTGTCAGTAATCTTGACAACTTACCAAAGATGACGGCTATATTTGATCCAGTTACCAGTTTAACGTTATCACAAAAAGTTATCACCCAAAGCCAGACAACTTATCATTCAGAGGTGTTAGCCTGGTAA
- a CDS encoding HigA family addiction module antidote protein — translation MSKPTTNSYEPDFVAPPGDTLLELLEERHMTQSELAQRMGRPLKTINEIIRGKTQLTPETALQLELVFGTTARVWLNLEQSYQEHLGWQAAGESL, via the coding sequence ATGAGTAAACCAACCACAAATTCGTATGAACCTGATTTCGTCGCCCCGCCAGGTGACACGTTGCTGGAACTATTAGAAGAGCGGCACATGACCCAATCAGAACTGGCCCAACGTATGGGACGGCCGCTCAAAACCATCAACGAAATTATTCGCGGGAAAACACAGCTAACGCCCGAAACCGCGCTGCAATTGGAACTGGTATTCGGAACAACGGCCCGCGTCTGGCTCAATCTGGAGCAAAGCTATCAGGAGCATCTGGGGTGGCAAGCCGCTGGCGAGTCGTTGTAA
- a CDS encoding DUF2283 domain-containing protein → MKIVYGRETDTLVITLREERIRESDKIRPGVIADIGYDGKIVRFEILNASQSVQKAAEMQFAVEA, encoded by the coding sequence ATGAAAATCGTCTACGGCCGTGAAACAGACACCCTGGTCATCACCCTCCGCGAAGAACGTATCCGCGAGAGCGACAAAATCCGCCCCGGCGTGATTGCCGATATTGGCTATGACGGCAAAATCGTCCGCTTTGAAATTCTAAATGCCTCGCAATCAGTACAAAAGGCTGCGGAAATGCAATTTGCCGTGGAAGCATAG
- a CDS encoding ATPase: MSDQRPLTILCLASEFKGLPFLQAASDAGCRVLLLANEKTAKEAWPWDNIHQVFYMPDISTQPDVTYAVSYLTRGHKINRIVALDDYDVATAASLREHMRLPGIGDSLARHFRDKLAMRGQARRAGLPVPDFVPVLNYDDLRDFMERTPAPWVLKPRFDAGAIGIRKLHHSEELWRALDELGDKQSFFLLEQFIPGDVYHVDSLVWDGQVIFASPSKYGLPPLTVSHGGGIFSTRTLSAGDPETQALLALNQELLVGLQLPRGAAHTEFIRGHADGRFYFLETAARVGGANIDRLVKAATDIELWAEAARIEIAHARGEQYHLPAIRHDYAGLLICLAHQKHPDLSAYQEPEIVWRLPKDHHAGLIAVSWDASRIEYLMGQYAERFAQDFLAVQPPKQEARTTF; the protein is encoded by the coding sequence ATGTCTGACCAACGGCCGTTAACCATCCTCTGTCTCGCTTCTGAATTCAAAGGGCTGCCCTTCCTCCAGGCCGCCAGCGACGCCGGCTGCCGCGTCCTCCTCCTGGCCAACGAAAAAACGGCCAAAGAAGCCTGGCCCTGGGACAACATCCACCAGGTCTTCTACATGCCAGACATCTCCACCCAGCCCGACGTCACCTACGCCGTCAGCTACCTGACGCGCGGCCATAAAATAAACCGCATCGTCGCCCTCGACGATTACGATGTCGCCACGGCCGCTTCCCTGCGTGAACACATGCGCCTGCCGGGCATCGGCGACAGCCTGGCCCGCCACTTCCGCGACAAACTCGCCATGCGCGGGCAAGCCCGCCGCGCCGGCCTGCCCGTCCCCGATTTTGTCCCCGTCTTGAATTACGACGACCTGCGCGATTTCATGGAGCGCACACCCGCCCCCTGGGTCCTCAAGCCCCGCTTCGACGCCGGGGCCATCGGCATCCGCAAACTGCATCACAGCGAAGAATTGTGGCGCGCCCTGGATGAGTTGGGCGACAAACAATCCTTCTTCCTGCTGGAGCAGTTCATCCCCGGCGATGTGTACCACGTGGATTCGCTGGTCTGGGATGGGCAGGTGATTTTTGCCAGCCCCAGCAAATATGGCCTGCCACCGCTCACCGTGTCGCATGGCGGCGGCATCTTCAGCACCCGCACCCTGTCCGCCGGCGACCCGGAAACGCAGGCGCTGCTGGCCCTGAACCAGGAATTATTGGTCGGATTGCAACTGCCGCGCGGCGCGGCGCATACCGAGTTTATTCGCGGCCATGCAGACGGCCGTTTCTACTTCCTGGAAACGGCCGCCCGCGTCGGTGGCGCCAACATAGACCGCCTGGTCAAAGCGGCCACCGACATCGAACTCTGGGCCGAAGCCGCCCGCATCGAAATCGCCCATGCCCGCGGCGAACAATATCACCTGCCCGCCATCCGCCACGATTACGCCGGACTGCTCATCTGCCTGGCCCACCAAAAACACCCCGACCTGTCCGCCTACCAGGAGCCAGAAATCGTCTGGCGGCTGCCCAAAGACCATCACGCCGGCCTCATCGCCGTCTCCTGGGACGCCAGCCGCATCGAATACCTGATGGGCCAATATGCCGAACGCTTCGCCCAAGATTTCCTGGCCGTACAGCCGCCCAAACAAGAGGCGCGCACAACGTTTTAA
- a CDS encoding nitroreductase family deazaflavin-dependent oxidoreductase, translating into MNQHTYHPNVVQRSIQRAAALRPISWAASYVAPHLDRPIYRLTGGRQTAVTLLTGLPIIMLTTTGAKSGQPRTIPLVAIPNDDGLVIIASNWGGKSHPAWYHNLKANPDCIAAVNGRAQPYTAHELSGEAKTAAYRKAATLYAGYNAYKTRAAGREIPVLQLVSREP; encoded by the coding sequence ATGAACCAACATACATATCACCCCAATGTGGTGCAGCGCAGTATTCAACGAGCAGCCGCTTTACGGCCCATCTCCTGGGCCGCATCCTATGTGGCCCCCCACCTGGACCGCCCGATATACCGGCTGACCGGCGGGCGGCAAACGGCCGTTACCCTGCTCACCGGTCTGCCCATCATCATGCTCACCACCACCGGCGCCAAATCCGGCCAACCACGCACCATCCCCCTCGTCGCCATCCCCAACGACGATGGCCTGGTCATCATCGCTTCCAACTGGGGCGGCAAAAGCCACCCCGCCTGGTACCACAACCTGAAAGCCAACCCCGACTGTATCGCAGCCGTAAACGGCCGTGCCCAACCCTACACCGCCCACGAACTCAGCGGCGAAGCCAAAACGGCCGCCTACCGCAAAGCCGCCACCCTCTACGCCGGCTACAACGCTTACAAAACCCGCGCCGCCGGCCGCGAGATACCCGTCTTGCAGCTTGTAAGCCGTGAGCCGTAA
- a CDS encoding phosphotransferase produces MYISIPPDFTAHMLELYGDVGRDWLTRLPIILADCAQRWQLTLQRPFPLSYNYVTAATRADGTAVVLKVGCPNPELLSEIAALRHYDGRGVCRLLAADEAQGALLLERVLPGLPLAALPDDEAAAAAAAQLMQQLWQPPPADHSFPTLAQWTAALLRLRPYFGGGTGPFPARLVDTAVALRAELLADEVTPTLLHGDFHHDNVLTAHRQPWLAIDPKGVVGDPAYEPASLLYNPIQTFPFRPDMPRLLRRRLDILAELLSIDRARLLRWGIVQNVLSVWWSVEGNENGWEPVLRIGEAMLEL; encoded by the coding sequence ATGTATATATCCATCCCCCCCGACTTCACCGCCCACATGCTCGAACTGTACGGCGATGTCGGCCGCGACTGGTTAACCCGTTTACCCATCATCCTGGCCGACTGCGCCCAACGCTGGCAGCTTACCCTACAACGGCCGTTCCCCCTCTCCTACAACTATGTCACCGCCGCCACCCGCGCCGATGGCACGGCCGTTGTCCTGAAAGTCGGCTGCCCCAACCCCGAGCTGCTGTCTGAAATTGCCGCGCTGCGCCATTACGACGGCCGGGGCGTCTGCCGCCTGCTGGCCGCCGACGAGGCCCAGGGCGCACTGCTGCTGGAGCGCGTCCTGCCCGGCCTTCCCCTGGCCGCCCTGCCCGACGATGAGGCGGCCGCTGCCGCTGCCGCCCAACTCATGCAGCAACTCTGGCAGCCGCCGCCCGCCGACCACTCTTTCCCCACGCTCGCCCAATGGACGGCCGCTTTGCTGCGTTTGCGCCCCTATTTTGGCGGCGGGACCGGTCCATTTCCGGCGCGGTTGGTGGATACGGCCGTTGCTCTCCGCGCCGAACTGTTGGCCGACGAGGTGACGCCCACCCTGCTGCATGGCGATTTTCACCACGACAACGTCCTCACCGCCCATCGCCAGCCCTGGCTGGCAATTGACCCCAAAGGCGTCGTCGGCGACCCGGCCTACGAACCGGCCTCGCTGCTCTACAACCCCATCCAGACCTTCCCCTTCCGCCCCGACATGCCGCGCCTGCTGCGCCGCCGCCTGGACATCCTGGCCGAGTTACTGTCCATTGACCGGGCGCGATTGCTGCGCTGGGGCATCGTGCAAAATGTGCTGTCCGTCTGGTGGAGCGTAGAAGGCAACGAAAACGGCTGGGAACCCGTCCTGCGCATCGGCGAAGCCATGCTAGAATTGTGA
- a CDS encoding pyridoxal phosphate-dependent aminotransferase has product MPSSPTLAINDKAKALQRAGHDVIALAGGDPDFATPPHIIEAAYQAMLAGATHYPAPMIGIPAALEAIAAKMERENGVPVPDPRHQIIITPGGKWGLYLALTAVLNPGDEVLILEPHWVSYPPMVTLAGGVPVPVSLPAADNFRITAAALRARLTPHTKALLVNNPCNPTGRVLTPEELAAIVAVALQADLYVIADEIYEKLVFDGRTHLSVAAAPNMADRTLTINGLTKSYAMTGWRLGWLVGPAPIIQLATRLNSQAVSCAATFSMHACVAALNGPQESITEMRDAYQARRDFMVQALNEIEGIACRSIEGAFYLFPSFPGSRKNSLELADALLDKAQIAGVPGIAFGQSGEGHVRFAISTALPDLERAVERLARVAHAL; this is encoded by the coding sequence ATCCCTTCTTCGCCCACGCTGGCCATCAACGACAAAGCCAAAGCATTGCAGCGCGCCGGCCATGATGTCATCGCCCTGGCCGGGGGCGACCCTGATTTTGCCACACCGCCGCACATTATCGAGGCCGCCTACCAGGCCATGTTGGCCGGGGCCACCCACTACCCCGCGCCGATGATCGGCATTCCGGCGGCGCTGGAGGCCATCGCCGCCAAAATGGAGCGCGAAAATGGCGTGCCCGTGCCCGACCCGCGCCATCAGATCATCATCACGCCGGGCGGGAAGTGGGGGCTGTATCTGGCGTTAACGGCCGTCCTCAACCCCGGCGACGAAGTCCTCATCCTGGAACCCCATTGGGTCTCCTACCCACCGATGGTCACGCTGGCCGGCGGCGTGCCCGTGCCCGTCAGCCTGCCCGCCGCCGACAATTTCCGCATCACCGCCGCCGCACTGCGCGCCAGACTGACGCCGCACACCAAAGCGCTGCTGGTCAACAACCCGTGCAACCCTACCGGCCGCGTCCTCACGCCGGAGGAATTGGCAGCCATTGTGGCGGTGGCTCTGCAAGCCGACCTGTATGTGATTGCGGATGAGATTTACGAGAAGTTGGTGTTCGACGGCCGTACCCATCTCTCCGTCGCCGCCGCCCCCAACATGGCCGACCGCACCCTCACCATCAACGGCCTGACCAAATCCTACGCCATGACCGGCTGGCGGTTGGGCTGGCTGGTTGGCCCCGCGCCCATCATCCAACTGGCGACGCGCCTGAACAGCCAGGCCGTCTCCTGCGCCGCTACCTTCTCCATGCACGCCTGCGTCGCCGCCCTCAACGGCCCACAGGAAAGCATTACCGAGATGCGCGACGCCTACCAGGCGCGGCGCGACTTCATGGTGCAAGCGCTGAACGAGATTGAAGGGATTGCCTGTCGTTCTATCGAGGGGGCGTTTTACCTGTTTCCCAGCTTCCCCGGCAGCCGCAAAAACAGCCTGGAATTGGCCGACGCCCTGCTGGACAAGGCGCAAATCGCTGGCGTGCCGGGCATCGCCTTTGGGCAAAGCGGCGAAGGCCACGTGCGTTTCGCCATCTCCACCGCCCTGCCCGACCTGGAGCGCGCCGTGGAGCGCCTGGCGCGGGTGGCCCATGCGTTGTAG
- a CDS encoding SpoIIE family protein phosphatase translates to MTNNSRLIADLQTLNQIAATLNSAVDTRSALDDSLAQLIALLRLETGWVFLRQPEAQERWDGRGYTLAAQRQLPPALARHNPAAWDKDCDCQSLCNKGKLTAAYNEVRCSRLADIAGDRGNLVVHASVPLRGRSEILGILNVAAPSWAAFDERALALLTNVGSQMGAALERARLYDMMHERRIHEQATLLRLSNQLLGRLDLDALLNYLVGEVLQLQDLDACAVLLPGPGGQNLYFRAASGWTSDPVGHGFRVPIEGSFSGQVMASQKPIVRESVPDVEDFPWVSDWFREEDFHAEVVIPMVAQGRSIGVLVIDARNPRQFDVADIRFLQLMANQAAIAIERVRLRDEEFHRQRIDEELAVARQIQLSLLPLGCPEIVGWEFTAVYEPARQVGGDFYDFFRLPGSQDAWGVVIADVADKGVPAALYMALSRTTIRNTALEGHPPAHALMLTNRYLQDDSRSDMFVSAFYGVLDGRDGRFLYANAGHNHPFIWRATTGQVEILDSDGIVLGVVAEIEMQEQQVGIGPGDVLVLYTDGLTEAVDGAYEAYGEGRLYTAVADILAANPQTSAEDLAAVLLHAVQSHAGDMAQFDDFTLVIIKRASAASMG, encoded by the coding sequence ATGACCAACAATTCCCGGCTGATTGCCGACCTGCAAACCTTAAACCAGATTGCTGCCACGCTCAACTCGGCTGTAGACACGCGCAGCGCCCTTGATGATTCCCTGGCGCAGTTGATCGCCTTGCTGCGCCTGGAGACTGGTTGGGTTTTTTTGCGTCAGCCCGAAGCCCAGGAACGATGGGACGGCCGTGGCTACACCCTGGCCGCCCAGCGCCAATTGCCCCCGGCCCTGGCGCGCCACAACCCGGCCGCCTGGGACAAAGATTGCGACTGCCAGTCGCTGTGCAACAAGGGCAAGCTGACCGCCGCCTACAACGAAGTGCGGTGCAGCCGCCTGGCTGATATCGCCGGCGACCGGGGCAATCTGGTCGTGCACGCCTCCGTGCCCCTGCGCGGCCGCAGCGAAATTCTGGGCATCCTCAATGTCGCCGCCCCCAGTTGGGCAGCGTTCGATGAACGCGCCCTGGCCCTGTTGACCAATGTCGGCAGCCAGATGGGGGCAGCTTTGGAGCGCGCCCGCCTGTACGACATGATGCACGAACGGCGCATCCATGAGCAGGCCACGCTGCTGCGCCTTTCCAACCAGCTTTTGGGGCGATTGGACCTGGACGCGCTGCTGAATTATCTGGTCGGCGAGGTGCTGCAGCTGCAAGACCTGGACGCCTGCGCGGTGCTGCTGCCAGGGCCGGGCGGCCAAAATCTCTATTTCCGCGCCGCCTCCGGCTGGACCTCGGATCCGGTGGGGCATGGTTTTCGCGTGCCAATAGAAGGCAGCTTTTCCGGCCAGGTAATGGCCAGCCAAAAGCCCATCGTGCGTGAATCGGTTCCTGACGTAGAGGATTTTCCCTGGGTGTCTGACTGGTTCCGTGAGGAGGATTTCCACGCCGAGGTGGTGATCCCGATGGTGGCCCAGGGGCGCTCCATCGGCGTGTTGGTGATAGACGCCCGAAACCCGCGCCAGTTCGACGTGGCTGACATTCGCTTTTTGCAGCTCATGGCCAATCAGGCGGCCATCGCCATCGAGCGGGTGCGCCTGCGTGATGAGGAGTTTCACCGCCAGCGAATTGATGAGGAGTTGGCTGTGGCCCGGCAAATTCAACTGAGCCTGCTGCCATTGGGCTGCCCGGAGATAGTGGGTTGGGAGTTTACGGCCGTTTACGAACCGGCGCGGCAGGTAGGCGGCGACTTTTACGATTTTTTCCGGCTGCCCGGCAGCCAGGATGCCTGGGGTGTGGTGATTGCCGACGTGGCCGACAAGGGGGTTCCGGCGGCCCTCTACATGGCCCTCAGCCGCACGACGATCCGCAATACGGCGCTGGAAGGCCACCCCCCGGCCCACGCGCTGATGCTGACCAACCGCTATTTACAGGACGACAGCCGTTCCGACATGTTTGTTAGCGCTTTTTATGGGGTGTTGGATGGCAGAGACGGCCGTTTCCTCTATGCCAACGCCGGCCACAACCACCCCTTTATCTGGCGCGCCACCACCGGGCAGGTGGAGATATTGGACTCGGATGGCATCGTTTTAGGCGTGGTCGCGGAAATCGAGATGCAAGAGCAGCAAGTGGGCATTGGGCCGGGGGACGTGCTGGTTTTGTATACCGATGGCCTCACGGAGGCGGTGGATGGGGCGTATGAAGCGTATGGCGAAGGGCGGTTGTATACGGCCGTTGCCGACATCCTCGCCGCCAATCCCCAGACATCCGCCGAAGACCTGGCGGCCGTGCTGCTGCACGCCGTGCAGTCTCACGCCGGCGACATGGCCCAATTCGACGATTTTACCCTGGTCATCATCAAACGGGCCAGCGCTGCGTCTATGGGGTAG